A region of Pasteurellaceae bacterium Orientalotternb1 DNA encodes the following proteins:
- a CDS encoding permease codes for MLKGVLLAILSNLLFGLGYYFAILFQPLTDMQMFGLRIVVVLPFILLAIFLFSQQRAFNDLLQKICRKPPLVAVLLLLAANTGVQLWLFLWAPNNNQALQVSIGYLLLPIVSVALGKLVFKEPFTLLKWASLAFAVIGVGSNIWLSSAISWATFVAGFGYPIYIVLRRYFQINHLATLFVELLLCLPFALHFTSQVDFTFVQSQNPQIYWYLALFGLINGIAFMSYISSSNLLPMNILGMLGYLEPLVMLFISFAIGEVLEAKAYILMICLAISIFLLCLDGFKKRR; via the coding sequence ATGCTCAAAGGCGTGTTACTGGCGATTTTATCTAACCTCTTGTTTGGCTTAGGTTATTACTTTGCGATTTTGTTTCAACCGCTGACGGATATGCAGATGTTCGGCTTGCGGATTGTGGTCGTGTTACCGTTTATTTTGCTTGCGATCTTTTTGTTTTCGCAGCAGCGAGCGTTCAACGATCTCTTGCAAAAAATTTGCCGAAAACCACCGCTTGTTGCCGTGCTACTACTTCTTGCTGCCAATACGGGCGTGCAACTCTGGCTGTTTTTATGGGCACCGAACAACAACCAAGCGTTGCAGGTTTCTATCGGTTATTTGCTGCTGCCGATTGTTTCCGTCGCTCTCGGCAAATTGGTGTTTAAAGAGCCGTTTACCCTACTGAAATGGGCATCGCTCGCCTTTGCGGTAATTGGTGTTGGCTCAAACATTTGGCTCTCCAGTGCGATTTCGTGGGCAACGTTTGTGGCAGGCTTTGGCTACCCGATTTACATCGTCCTCCGCCGCTATTTTCAGATCAACCATCTCGCAACGCTGTTTGTTGAGCTGTTGCTCTGTTTGCCTTTCGCCCTGCATTTCACTAGCCAAGTGGATTTCACTTTCGTGCAAAGCCAAAACCCGCAAATTTATTGGTATCTTGCCCTGTTCGGCTTAATTAACGGCATCGCTTTTATGAGCTACATCAGCTCAAGTAATTTATTGCCGATGAACATTCTCGGAATGCTCGGCTACCTTGAACCGCTAGTAATGCTGTTTATCTCCTTTGCTATCGGCGAAGTGTTGGAAGCCAAAGCCTATATTTTGATGATCTGCCTTGCGATCTCGATCTTTTTACTCTGTTTAGATGGATTTAAAAAACGCCGATGA